From Cricetulus griseus strain 17A/GY chromosome 1 unlocalized genomic scaffold, alternate assembly CriGri-PICRH-1.0 chr1_0, whole genome shotgun sequence, a single genomic window includes:
- the Pp2d1 gene encoding protein phosphatase 2C-like domain-containing protein 1 has product MFSGKELGVFWSSKEWDSQPRIYASDESLTKFGKKDVKKGKPGKSRTPNDHEKLINGQKVTFPCSVCKQEIKLAGTFLHKKHHNALSTLGFQWMGGKKPKPSMVSIQRQFVISNLVASFMFSENVLQSMNYAFELLWKKQVPSNFRLCDKVGQTSTHSPKICHLLIKGVAICGNSNSTWKADPNGKFTVTNAFGDKANVCFFGLFDGHHGDAAADLASKEFQVLLLHQLAKQDPSYHMTAEQQKLINSFHTVFKEEYRAREDAFNSTIKTFRTNRREYEEIHKAFAKAFWRMDRLLRLGRNEVSRVRWSGCSALTCVLEGVIKNPNISKDWAKTDPSQRNQQVISGVLHIANAGNVQAILCRNGKGFCLTKEHTTRNTKERRRVLRTGAVISSNGLLEGHIKTTRGLGFHGSLTLKKSIIPAPQTISVPIDDLCQFLILATNGLWEVLDKKEVTALVITLFHAYKEMCSGPENKSRPSKEPFSLSDSNIRVLFQYKPEYEEDVSTTNLTKRSSDSVFSQACINQAKNAETFPPEMTNYDTHSKKETNSPRTIDSKTGSEKELYAKNFYEGAAEYIGHELVRAALEGGSRESITVMVVFLNGSEYQLLT; this is encoded by the exons ATGTTCAGTGGAAAAGAGTTAGG AGTATTTTGGAGTTCAAAAGAGTGGGATTCCCAACCCCGGATATATGCTTCGGATGAGTCTCTGACAAAATTCGGAAAAAAGGATGTTAAAAAGGGAAAGCCTGGGAAATCAAGAACCCCAAATGACCATGAGAAGCTAATTAATGGTCAAAAGGTCACATTCCCTTGCTCTGTCTGCAAACAAGAGATCAAACTAGCTGGGACTTTTCTCCATAAGAAACATCACAATGCTCTTAGTACACTGGGTTTCCAGTGGATGGGAGGGAAGAAACCGAAGCCCTCAATGGTCAGCATTCAGAGACAGTTTGTGATTTCTAACCTAGTGGCATCCTTTATGTTCAGTGAAAATGTCCTTCAGAGTATGAACTATGCATTTGAACTGCTTTGGAAGAAACAAGTCCCATCAAACTTCAGACTTTGTGATAAGGTTGGCCAGACTTCTACACATTCTCCAAAAATCTGCCACCTGCTCATTAAAGGTGTAGCCATCTGTGGCAACAGTAATTCAACCTGGAAAGCTGACCCAAATGGCAAATTCACGGTCACAAATGCTTTTGGTGATAAAGCCAATGTgtgcttttttggtttgtttgatggCCACCATGGCGATGCAGCAGCAGACCTGGCATCAAAAGAGTTCCAGGTTTTACTTCTCCATCAACTGGCTAAACAGGATCCTTCCTACCATATGACAGCTGAGCAGCAAAAACTGATAAATTCCTTTCACACTGTGTTCAAGGAAGAATACAGGGCCAGAGAAGACGCCTTCAATTCCACAATCAAAACCTTCAGAACCAATAGACGGGAGTATGAGGAAATACACAAAGCCTTTGCAAAGGCGTTTTGGAGGATGGATAGGCTCCTACGGCTTGGAAGGAATGAGGTTTCCCGGGTTCGGTGGAGTGGCTGCTCTGCGCTCACTTGTGTATTAGAGGGTGTGATTAAGAACCCAAACATCAGTAAGGACTGGGCAAAAACGGATCCCTCCCAGAGGAACCAACAGGTCATCTCTGGGGTACTACACATTGCAAATGCTG GTAATGTGCAAGCAATCTTATGCCGAAATGGAAAAGGGTTTTGCCTGACCAAAGAACATACCACACGAAACaccaaggagagaagaagagtACTTCGGACAGGAGCAGTAATCAGTTCAAATGGCCTCCTGGAAGGGCACATAAAAACCACCAGGGGTCTTGGATTCCATGGAAGCCTCACACTGAAGAAGTCCATTATTCCAGCACCTCAAACAATTTCTGTCCCTATAGATGATTTATGTCAGTTTCTCATCTTAGCCACTAATGGGCTCTGGGAAGTTctggacaagaaggaagtcactgCACTGGTAATTACCTTGTTTCATGCATATAAAGAAATGTGTTCTGGTCCTGAAAACAAATCCCGGCCATCTAAAGAGCCTTTCTCCCTATCAGACAGTAACATCCGTGTGCTGTTCCAGTACAAACCTGAATATGAGGAAGATGTATCAACTACTAATCTAACAAAAAGGTCATCTGATTCAGTATTTTCTCAAGCTTGCATTAATCAGGCTAAAAATGCAGAAACATTTCCTCCAGAAATGACTAATTATGACACTCACAGCAAGAAAGAAACTAACAGCCCACGCACTATAGACAGTAAGACGGGAAGCGAGAAAGAACTATATGCTAAGAATTTCTATGAAGGTGCAGCTGAGTACATTGGCCATGAACTAGTAAGGGCTGCTTTAGAAGGTGGTTCCAGAGAGAGCATCACTGTTATGGTAGTGTTTCTCAATGGGAGTGAGTATCAGCTGCTGACATAA